The sequence below is a genomic window from Kitasatospora kifunensis.
CGCCGCGCTTGACACCTGCGAGGAACGCGGCGAACGAGGCGGCCGGGAAGACGAGGGCCGGACCGGAGGGGTCCTTGGAGTCGCGGACGGGCAGGACGCCGGGGAAGCCGTCCGCGACCTCGATGCAGTCGTTCTGCGTGCTGCCGCTGTGGCTGGACTTGCGCCAGGTAGCGGCGCTCAGGTCAAGGGCGGGAGTTCCCATAGATACCGCTCCTCCATCACGTTCCGGATGAAGGCCGCTGACATCTCGGGATCGAGCGCGGCGGCCTGAATCCGATCGTAGAGGACGGTAAAGCGGGCAACCTTCTCCGGTTCCTCGAAGAATCGGCCGGTCTGAAGCCCCTCGGTGTAGGCCGCACGGGAGCCATCCGGCATGGTGAGCAGGCACAACGATCCGACTACGACGTTGGGATCAAGCGCTCCGAACGGGACCACCTGCACATCGATCCGGGGACGCGCATTCAGATCCAGCAGGTGGGCCAGTTGCCCGCCCATCACATGACGGCCTCCGATATTGCGGTAGAGGGCCGACTCGTCCAGCGTGAATCGGCACCAGGGCGGATCATCCCCATCGAGGATCACCTGTCGGGCGAGGCGGATCGGGACCTTCTCCTCGACACTGCCATCAGACAGGACCATCCCAGCGCTGAAGATCGCCCGAGCGTAGCCTTCGGTCTGCGCCAGGCCCGGGATTGCAGGACCGTAGCTCTGGATGACCCTGGCCTGCCCCTGCCGCAGCAGGAAGATCCTCGCGTAGTCGTCCACCCGCGCGACGCCGATGTGGCGCCACAGGTCGATCAGGTCGCCGTTCGCTTCCAATGCCGCGTCCAGCAGCTTGATCATGTCCCACCCTGGCGGATCAGTCGCCAGCTCGATCTGCGCGATCCGGTTGTGCGAGACGAAGACCAGCTGGCCCAACTGCTTCTGCGTCAGGCCTCTCGCCTCCCGTCTCCTGCGGATCTGCGCCCCGAGATAGGCGGCCACGGATGCCGTGGGATCGAGTTCTTTCGGCGCAGGCATAGCCACTCCTGTTCACACCAAGCCGATTTGAAGGCTTCCCCCCTGGCGATGCTAACTCCGGAGCGCAACGCTTATTCCACGGATCGTGAGATTCGTCCCCTCAAGCGCACGGAAAGTCAGTTATGACTAATCATCAAATCCACTCACTCCCACCCTCGTTGTTCGACCGCAGCCTGCCCGAGTGTCAGTGCCCGGCCGACTGCGGCGGCCGCCCCGAGGCGATGCTCAGGCTCGCCCCCACCTACCCCGTTGTCCGCGACGACGGCCGCACCAAGCCACCCGAGCACCCCCACTCCCCCACCCGGCGCGGCGAGTTGGTGTTCGACGCGCTCAACCACCGCCCCGGCGTCTTCATGGACCGCCAGCGGGATCTCGTCTACCTGCGCCCCGAACGCGGCGGCCCCGAATGGGAGGTGGACGCCAAATGGCTCGTCCGGCACCCGTGAGTCTCCCGTCCCGTCGCCAAGCCAGGGCCGCGATGGAGGAGTTGACCGACGCCCTCATCGACGCGGAAGTCGACCTGGACGACCTTTCCGGCAGCTGGCACATCACCCCCACCGGCACGGTCCTCATCCAGT
It includes:
- a CDS encoding DUF397 domain-containing protein, which gives rise to MGTPALDLSAATWRKSSHSGSTQNDCIEVADGFPGVLPVRDSKDPSGPALVFPAASFAAFLAGVKRGELA
- a CDS encoding helix-turn-helix domain-containing protein, with the translated sequence MPAPKELDPTASVAAYLGAQIRRRREARGLTQKQLGQLVFVSHNRIAQIELATDPPGWDMIKLLDAALEANGDLIDLWRHIGVARVDDYARIFLLRQGQARVIQSYGPAIPGLAQTEGYARAIFSAGMVLSDGSVEEKVPIRLARQVILDGDDPPWCRFTLDESALYRNIGGRHVMGGQLAHLLDLNARPRIDVQVVPFGALDPNVVVGSLCLLTMPDGSRAAYTEGLQTGRFFEEPEKVARFTVLYDRIQAAALDPEMSAAFIRNVMEERYLWELPPLT